The following nucleotide sequence is from Coffea eugenioides isolate CCC68of chromosome 3, Ceug_1.0, whole genome shotgun sequence.
TGAATGGCTTACATTGAAATCATAGCCAAATCCGGGAAACAAGCCCAAGACATTGAGAAACATGCaagttttcttctcttcttcatCCAGTCATAACTGCTTCGTTGGATGGTAACTAACCGTAAGTTGTTCCCCAACTGGCCTCCTATTTTTCCTACTTCCTaactattttattttcattttctgcATGATTGTTTCCCAAAATCTAGTTGACCAGAAACAATGGAGTCTCACATTCATCAGAAACTGCTGTTGATAACCGCATTCTCTATCCTTGTATTCAACTACGAACATTCTAAATTCGTCCAACATGTTGCAGCACACACAAACTTATCTCCAGAACCTGCGACATTTCCCAGTCAAGGGGAAGAAAGTCCTGACCAAGAACTCCCCGGGTTAGGCCTTGTCTCATTCCCTCCTTCAGAGGCCTTTTCTCTGCCTGACTCTGACTCGCTTCCCCCATCAGAATCAGATGAACCATCTGCAGAGCCCTTTTCTCTGCCTGACTCTGACTCGCTTCCTCCATCAGAATCAGATGAAACAACAGAGGCATTTGTACCATCCTATTTTGGCGGAGATTCACCATTGCCTTCATCTACCTATGTTGATTCTGACATCAAAAAGATATGCGATTCGACCGACTACCCTTCTCTTTGCCTCTCCACTATTGTTCCCTCACTAAATGGACAAACTGATGTGTTTTCTGTTCTTGAAATAGCAATTAAGGCCAGCCATGGTTATGCAAGCTTTGCGTTCTCCATGGTTAAAAAGTTAGCCATGACTCCAGGAATGCCTAATCAACTAGTTGCCATCATCAATGATTGCAGGGATAGTTATGACGATGTTCTGTACAATTTCCAGAAGGCAATGACTGCACTGCCGGCTCGTGACGTTGGCACCATGAACACTATGCTTAGTGCTGTTCTGACTGATGTAGGAGATTGCCAGGATGCCATAAATGCAGCTAAGATACCTTGTCCACTGTCCGTGTTTGGAGACAAGTTGACTAACATGACTAGCAATTGCCTTGCAATTGCTTCCATGATCCAGTAACTTTTAACTATTTCAGTTGATGTACTGTTTGTCTAGAAAACGTAggattttcattttcttgattctttAACTAATTCACGCTGTTCGGGTCCGCCAAATGTAAGGGAAACACTGCTgcttattttcttgttttggtgtTACTTTGAAAGAGAAGGAACTCTATGCCTGGGTGCGCATAATCTGTTCGTCAGTGATTGCCGTAAACTAGAAACTATGAATTGTAAAAGGAGATTTCCTGTAGTGTTTGCCCTTTATTATGGAATAATACAGAACATattgaacatttttttttggaagtgTTTCCTAATGTTCTTGATGCTACCCCATTATTATTGCTAACCAAAGAAAATAACAAACCAATTATATTTGATCTGCATAGGTTCGTGACACCCCTATAATCAAGACAAGCCATCACGAACCTAAAAAGGGAGGCCAGTGTTTTTGTGTCGCAACTCATGCCTACCTCAACGCTGATACAACTACCGTTTCGAAATAAGGTATTTCATacgaaaaaaaacaaaaagggataTTATGTTTCTCTAGTATATGCGACAATTTGTAAGCTTAGCAAATTTCTCAAGGATGTGCTATTTCTGTGAGAACTTGGAATCGTAGGAATGATTACAGAAACAAAATAATCTCAAGTGTTTTTTCTACATAAGCAGTAAAAAAGCCAAAGAATTTAGTCATTTTCACGTGATTTCATCATCCTCGCATGACTCTTTTCTTATGGATTTAGCGCGCGCTCTcatttctctcttcttttttttctcttttctctttctccatTCCTCTAATCCACCTATTTTCTCAGATGACTCTTTTCTTATGGATTTAGCGCGCGCTCTcatttctctcttcttttttttctcttctctctTTCTCCATTCCTCTAATCCACCTATTTTCTCAAATCGTCTACATATACTTGTTGTTTAAGGTTTCTCTTAAATTTCCGCCGCTT
It contains:
- the LOC113766987 gene encoding pectinesterase 3, producing MESHIHQKLLLITAFSILVFNYEHSKFVQHVAAHTNLSPEPATFPSQGEESPDQELPGLGLVSFPPSEAFSLPDSDSLPPSESDEPSAEPFSLPDSDSLPPSESDETTEAFVPSYFGGDSPLPSSTYVDSDIKKICDSTDYPSLCLSTIVPSLNGQTDVFSVLEIAIKASHGYASFAFSMVKKLAMTPGMPNQLVAIINDCRDSYDDVLYNFQKAMTALPARDVGTMNTMLSAVLTDVGDCQDAINAAKIPCPLSVFGDKLTNMTSNCLAIASMIQ